A stretch of Gymnodinialimonas phycosphaerae DNA encodes these proteins:
- the ruvB gene encoding Holliday junction branch migration DNA helicase RuvB, translated as MTEPDPTLRPDRLPEDDRALRPQSLDDFTGQEEARANLRVFIESARRRGESMDHVLFHGPPGLGKTTLAQIMAKELGVGFRMTSGPVLAKAGDLAAILTNLEAKDVLFIDEIHRLNPAVEEVLYPALEDFELDLVIGEGPAARTVRIELQPFTLVGATTRLGLLTTPLRDRFGIPTRLNFYTIEELDLIVARGARLAGISADPKGTAEIAKRARGTPRIAGRLLRRVIDFAVVEGDGRLTQEIADSALTRLGVDALGLDGADRRYLTLIAENYHGGPVGIETVAAALAEPRDALEEVIEPFLLQQGLIARTPRGRMLAHKGWTHLGLAPPPRDRFI; from the coding sequence ATGACCGAGCCCGACCCCACCTTGCGCCCCGACCGTCTTCCCGAAGATGATCGCGCGTTGCGCCCGCAATCGCTGGACGATTTCACCGGCCAGGAAGAGGCGCGCGCCAATCTGCGCGTTTTCATCGAAAGCGCGCGCAGGCGCGGTGAGTCGATGGATCACGTGCTGTTCCACGGCCCACCGGGGTTGGGGAAAACGACGCTGGCGCAGATCATGGCGAAGGAACTGGGTGTCGGGTTTCGGATGACCTCGGGGCCGGTCCTGGCCAAGGCGGGTGACCTGGCGGCCATTCTGACCAACCTTGAGGCGAAAGACGTACTATTCATAGACGAGATACACCGCCTGAACCCGGCGGTCGAAGAGGTACTCTACCCCGCCCTCGAAGACTTCGAGCTTGATCTGGTGATCGGTGAGGGGCCCGCGGCGCGGACCGTGCGGATCGAATTGCAGCCGTTCACGCTGGTCGGCGCAACCACGCGGCTGGGGCTTCTGACGACGCCGTTGCGGGACCGTTTCGGCATCCCGACCCGACTGAATTTCTATACAATTGAAGAGCTTGATCTGATCGTTGCCCGGGGCGCACGGTTGGCCGGGATTTCGGCAGACCCCAAGGGCACGGCGGAAATCGCAAAGCGCGCGCGTGGCACGCCGCGCATCGCGGGGCGGCTGTTGCGCCGCGTGATCGACTTTGCCGTCGTCGAAGGCGACGGGCGCCTGACACAGGAGATCGCGGATTCGGCGCTGACGCGGCTGGGGGTGGATGCCCTGGGCCTCGATGGGGCGGACAGGCGCTATCTCACCTTGATTGCCGAGAATTATCACGGTGGCCCTGTCGGGATCGAAACCGTCGCCGCCGCCCTGGCCGAGCCGCGCGATGCCTTGGAAGAGGTGATCGAGCCGTTCCTGCTGCAACAGGGCCTGATCGCGCGCACGCCGCGCGGGCGGATGCTGGCGCACAAGGGCTGGACACATCTGGGCTTGGCCCCGCCGCCCAGAGATCGTTTCATCTGA
- the ybgC gene encoding tol-pal system-associated acyl-CoA thioesterase encodes MIHLWPLRVYYEDVDLAGIVYYANYLKYLERGRSEMVREAGISQLEMKAAGLVFAVRRVEADYLKPANYDDELVVETRLDRLKGASFDMPQRVLRGDDVLLAARIKVVIIDSQGRAARLPADIRAKVTAITASDS; translated from the coding sequence ATGATCCACCTTTGGCCCCTGCGCGTGTATTATGAAGATGTCGATCTGGCAGGCATCGTCTACTACGCCAATTACCTGAAGTACCTGGAACGGGGGCGCTCGGAGATGGTGCGCGAGGCCGGGATCAGCCAGCTGGAGATGAAAGCGGCGGGGCTGGTTTTTGCCGTCCGGAGGGTGGAGGCCGATTACCTGAAACCCGCCAACTACGATGACGAACTGGTGGTGGAAACCCGTCTGGATCGCCTGAAAGGGGCCAGTTTCGACATGCCCCAGCGCGTTTTGAGGGGCGATGACGTGCTGCTGGCGGCGCGGATCAAGGTCGTGATCATCGACTCACAAGGCCGTGCAGCCAGACTTCCGGCGGATATTCGCGCAAAAGTCACAGCGATCACGGCAAGTGACAGCTAG
- the tolQ gene encoding protein TolQ: METETLALANEADFTLIALFFRASLIVQLVMIALIIASVWVWAIAFSKFAMFRRSRANAAVFDAAFWSGEPLDEYYDKVADAPRSASERVFVAGMTEWRRSLRDDGALIPGVQQRVDRSMDVAIARESARMTNGLTFLATTGATAPFVGLFGTVWGIMRSFQEIAISGQTSLAVVAPGIAEALLATGLGLLAAIPAVILYNKLSNDADGIIGTYESFADEFSTLLSRQLD; the protein is encoded by the coding sequence ATGGAAACTGAAACGCTCGCGTTGGCGAATGAGGCGGATTTTACCCTCATCGCTCTTTTCTTTCGTGCAAGCCTGATCGTTCAGTTGGTGATGATCGCGTTGATCATCGCCTCTGTCTGGGTTTGGGCGATTGCCTTCTCGAAATTTGCCATGTTCCGCCGCTCGCGCGCGAATGCGGCGGTGTTCGATGCGGCGTTCTGGTCCGGTGAGCCGCTGGATGAGTATTATGACAAGGTTGCCGATGCGCCGAGGTCGGCGTCCGAGCGGGTCTTCGTGGCGGGCATGACGGAATGGCGGCGCAGCTTGCGCGATGACGGGGCGTTGATCCCGGGCGTGCAGCAGCGGGTCGACCGGTCGATGGATGTGGCGATTGCGCGGGAATCCGCGCGCATGACCAACGGGTTGACCTTCCTTGCCACCACCGGCGCGACTGCGCCGTTCGTGGGCCTGTTCGGCACGGTCTGGGGCATCATGCGGTCATTCCAGGAAATCGCGATCAGTGGCCAGACGTCCCTGGCCGTGGTCGCCCCCGGTATCGCCGAGGCGCTGTTGGCGACGGGTCTGGGCCTGTTGGCGGCGATCCCGGCGGTTATCCTTTACAACAAGCTGTCGAATGACGCCGATGGGATCATCGGGACGTACGAGAGCTTTGCGGACGAATTCTCGACCCTTCTCAGCCGGCAGCTTGACTGA
- the tolR gene encoding protein TolR, with protein sequence MGASVAQRGGGGRRRGRGRRGGAQPMAEINVTPFVDVMLCLLIIFMVAAPLMTVGVPIDLPDTSAEALPSEQEEPLTVTLAADGRVMLQTTEIARDEIIPRLQAIAAERDSPRIFVRADGGIPYAEVMEVMGALNAGGFREIGLVTDAGGPRLDGGLDGTAGTGE encoded by the coding sequence ATGGGCGCGTCGGTCGCACAGCGCGGCGGCGGTGGCCGTCGCAGGGGCAGGGGGCGGCGCGGTGGCGCGCAGCCGATGGCCGAGATCAACGTCACGCCCTTCGTGGACGTGATGTTGTGCCTGTTGATCATCTTCATGGTGGCGGCTCCGCTGATGACGGTGGGGGTTCCGATCGATCTGCCCGATACCTCTGCCGAGGCCTTGCCGTCCGAGCAGGAAGAACCGCTGACGGTGACGCTTGCCGCCGACGGGCGGGTGATGTTGCAGACCACGGAGATCGCGCGAGACGAGATCATTCCCCGCCTGCAAGCCATTGCAGCAGAACGCGATAGCCCGCGCATCTTTGTGCGCGCAGATGGCGGCATCCCCTATGCGGAGGTGATGGAGGTCATGGGCGCGTTGAACGCCGGTGGTTTCCGCGAAATCGGCTTGGTGACGGACGCGGGTGGCCCCAGACTTGACGGCGGTCTGGATGGCACCGCCGGAACAGGGGAGTGA